A DNA window from Engraulis encrasicolus isolate BLACKSEA-1 chromosome 3, IST_EnEncr_1.0, whole genome shotgun sequence contains the following coding sequences:
- the f2r gene encoding proteinase-activated receptor 1, whose product MGQAMLILPLILLVLSATETSTATLKSANDTGLQVRTFSGYFMTVTDEPIDYLDVQEGSGSGFDSKPKKPPGPHEEKRKFYLSEEAKKYLNGPMVTVFIPTIYLMVFIISVPLNLLAVAMFVRRIKPKKPAVIYMLNLAAADLLFVLLLPFRISYHYHGNDWIYGSGLCRVVTAAFYCNMYCSVLLMMCIAIDRFMAVVYPMDSLVWRSPRTASVVCGAMWVLSVGGVVPLLASEQTMHLSDMGITTCHDVLDIHKLRTYYLYFFPVFSAVFFFVPFIFTTVCYVRIVQALCAVSSVQPNRSKKKTRAIYMAVLVLVVFVACFTPTNVILLAHYVRFTHRHSEGSYAAYLLSACLGSLSCCLDPLIYYFGSSQCRKQVAALFGRAGDKGLGDGSQTSSSSTRTSRMAAIEQSMSSQYRKLMG is encoded by the exons ATGGGTCAAGCCATGCTCATTCTGCCGCTCATTCTGCTGGTTCTGTCTGCTACAGAGACCTCCACAGCCACACTGAAAAGCGCTAACG ATACAGGTCTCCAGGTCAGGACGTTCTCCGGCTATTTCATGACCGTCACAGATGAGCCCATCGACTACTTGGACGTACAGGAAGGCAGCGGCTCGGGCTTCGActccaaacccaagaagccaccCGGCCCCCACGAGGAGAAGAGGAAGTTCTACCTGAGCGAAGAAGCCAAGAAGTACCTCAACGGCCCCATGGTGACCGTCTTCATCCCCACCATCTACCTCATGGTCTTCATCATCAGCGTCCCCTTGAACCTCCTGGCCGTCGCCATGTTCGTGCGGCGAATCAAACCCAAGAAGCCGGCGGTGATCTACATGCTGAACCTCGCCGCCGCTGACCTGCTGTTTGTCCTGCTCCTCCCCTTCCGCATCTCTTACCATTACCACGGCAACGACTGGATTTACGGCTCCGGCCTGTGCCGCGTGGTCACCGCCGCCTTCTACTGCAACATGTACTGCTCGGTGCTGCTCATGATGTGCATCGCCATCGACCGCTTCATGGCCGTGGTGTACCCCATGGACTCGCTGGTGTGGCGCAGCCCCCGGACGGCCAGCGTGGTGTGCGGCGCCATGTGGGTGCTGTCGGTGGGCGGGGTGGTGCCCCTGCTGGCCTCGGAGCAGACCATGCACCTGTCCGACATGGGCATCACCACCTGCCACGACGTGCTGGACATCCACAAGCTGCGCACCTACTACCTCTACTTCTTCCCCGTCTTCTCCGCCGTCTTCTTCTTCGTGCCCTTCATCTTCACCACCGTCTGCTACGTGCGCATCGTCCAGGCGCTGTGCGCCGTCAGCAGCGTGCAGCCCAACCGCTCCAAGAAGAAGACGCGCGCCATCTACATGgccgtgctggtgctggtggtcttCGTGGCCTGCTTCACGCCCACCAACGTCATCCTGCTGGCGCACTACGTCCGCTTCACGCACCGCCACTCGGAGGGCTCGTACGCCGCCTACCTGCTCTCCGCCTGCCTGGGCAGCCTCAGCTGCTGCCTGGACCCGCTCATCTACTACTTCGGCTCGTCCCAGTGCCGGAAGCAGGTGGCGGCGCTGTTCGGGCGGGCCGGCGACAAGGGGCTGGGTGACGGCTCgcagaccagcagcagcagcacacgtaCCAGCAGGATGGCGGCCATCGAGCAAAGTATGAGCAGCCAGTACAGGAAGCTGATGGGATGA